The following proteins are encoded in a genomic region of Acidimicrobiales bacterium:
- a CDS encoding Vms1/Ankzf1 family peptidyl-tRNA hydrolase, translating to MESAGTTPHVAVSAPDLVEVVQDPGPYATVYLTTEAGIDNAAQRNERRWRQVRDELAGQGAPESLLEQIDGLVPDAHREGQSLAVVGTEQGVLHVEHHPEVLKHDNGRWAALPSLVPLLEWRQMSPPHVAVLADRSGADIIGFRRELPDLYREAGTGNKDAVHKVQAGGWSQRRYHERAENTWEENAEAAAAEVTKLVERIGARLVVAAGDTRALTVLREALPREVLDMLVEVDGGRGADGSDEEFSVGVARAVATAVASDTVAIVEKFREELGQGDRACDGPARTIEALRQGQVEVLLINDDLESDRTAWFGDGPTMLGLSADDVRGLGAEHVQEARLHDVLVRAALGTSAGIRVVPHGAGPADGIGAVLRWS from the coding sequence ATGGAGAGTGCCGGAACTACCCCGCACGTTGCCGTCAGCGCCCCCGATCTCGTTGAAGTTGTGCAGGACCCGGGGCCGTACGCCACGGTGTACCTGACGACCGAGGCCGGGATCGACAACGCCGCCCAGCGCAACGAGCGACGTTGGCGCCAAGTGCGCGACGAGCTGGCTGGCCAAGGTGCGCCCGAGAGCCTGCTCGAACAGATTGACGGGCTGGTGCCCGACGCGCACCGCGAGGGCCAGTCGCTGGCCGTGGTGGGCACCGAGCAGGGCGTGCTCCATGTTGAGCACCATCCCGAGGTGCTCAAGCACGACAACGGGCGCTGGGCGGCCCTGCCCTCGCTGGTGCCGCTGTTGGAGTGGCGGCAGATGTCGCCGCCGCACGTGGCCGTGCTGGCCGACCGCAGCGGCGCCGACATCATCGGCTTCCGGCGAGAGTTGCCCGACCTCTATCGGGAGGCCGGGACGGGCAACAAGGACGCCGTGCACAAGGTGCAAGCCGGCGGCTGGTCGCAGCGCCGTTACCACGAGCGGGCCGAGAACACCTGGGAGGAGAACGCCGAGGCCGCCGCGGCCGAGGTCACCAAGCTGGTCGAGCGCATCGGCGCCCGGCTGGTGGTGGCGGCGGGCGACACACGAGCGCTCACGGTGCTGCGTGAGGCGCTGCCGCGCGAGGTGCTCGACATGCTCGTGGAGGTCGACGGCGGGCGCGGCGCAGATGGGTCCGACGAGGAGTTCTCGGTCGGGGTGGCTCGTGCGGTGGCCACCGCAGTGGCGAGCGACACGGTGGCCATCGTGGAGAAGTTCCGCGAGGAGCTGGGCCAAGGCGACCGGGCGTGCGACGGGCCGGCGCGCACCATCGAGGCGCTGCGCCAGGGCCAGGTCGAGGTCCTGTTGATCAACGACGACCTGGAGTCCGACCGCACCGCCTGGTTCGGCGACGGCCCCACCATGCTCGGCTTGTCGGCCGACGACGTGCGCGGCCTGGGCGCCGAGCACGTGCAGGAGGCGCGGCTGCACGACGTGCTCGTGCGGGCTGCGCTCGGAACCAGTGCCGGCATCAGGGTGGTGCCGCACGGCGCAGGCCCCGCCGACGGCATCGGCGCCGTCCTCCGCTGGTCTTGA
- a CDS encoding glutamate-cysteine ligase family protein, giving the protein MPGPRSRLTVASARDWIVERCLTATGDGRVGLELELLVSGSPDREALAAMTFPGGSRVTFEPGGQVELSGPPCAGVGAAVTAMSADLAVLRAHVDVTARGLDHRPPRRVVHSPRYDAMQAFFDADGPAGRLMMCSTASLQVNLDLGPPERWDLVHRISPVLGAAFANSPRADGTRSARLATWWDIDPTRTAPCRGDWPDYVLDARVMIIRTEPYLAVTTPLTFRQWIEHGHELGWPDSDDLAFHLTTLFPPVRARGWLELRVLDALPDPWWQVASAVTTALVEDDDAAAVAWAAAERGSEWWRAAGEQALSHPGLAAAAQACFAAALDALPRVGADAATVAATEEFVERYVARGRCPADDELARVG; this is encoded by the coding sequence GTGCCTGGGCCGAGATCGCGCCTCACCGTCGCCAGTGCTCGCGACTGGATCGTCGAGCGCTGCCTGACGGCAACGGGCGACGGTCGCGTCGGACTTGAGTTGGAGCTGCTGGTCTCGGGCTCGCCCGATCGTGAAGCGCTGGCGGCGATGACGTTCCCGGGCGGCAGTCGGGTCACCTTCGAGCCCGGTGGCCAGGTCGAACTGAGCGGCCCGCCGTGTGCAGGCGTGGGCGCCGCGGTGACCGCCATGTCGGCGGACCTGGCCGTGCTGCGGGCCCACGTCGACGTGACAGCTCGCGGCCTCGACCACCGTCCGCCGCGGCGAGTGGTGCACTCGCCTCGATACGACGCCATGCAAGCGTTCTTCGACGCCGACGGTCCTGCCGGCCGGCTCATGATGTGCAGCACCGCCTCGTTGCAGGTGAACCTCGACCTCGGCCCGCCCGAGCGGTGGGACCTCGTACACCGCATCAGCCCGGTGCTCGGCGCCGCCTTCGCCAACTCGCCGCGGGCCGACGGCACCCGCTCGGCCCGCCTGGCCACGTGGTGGGACATCGACCCCACCCGCACCGCTCCGTGCCGGGGCGACTGGCCCGACTACGTGCTCGACGCCCGCGTGATGATCATTCGAACGGAGCCCTACCTCGCCGTCACCACGCCGCTCACCTTCCGCCAGTGGATCGAGCACGGCCATGAGCTCGGGTGGCCGGACAGCGACGACCTCGCTTTCCACCTCACCACCTTGTTCCCGCCGGTGCGGGCGCGAGGCTGGCTGGAACTGCGCGTGCTCGACGCCCTGCCCGACCCGTGGTGGCAGGTGGCGTCCGCCGTCACCACTGCCTTGGTCGAAGACGACGACGCCGCCGCCGTGGCCTGGGCCGCCGCCGAACGGGGATCGGAGTGGTGGCGGGCGGCAGGCGAGCAGGCCTTGTCGCACCCGGGTCTGGCCGCCGCGGCCCAGGCCTGCTTCGCCGCCGCCCTCGACGCCCTCCCCCGCGTGGGGGCCGACGCGGCGACAGTGGCGGCCACCGAGGAGTTCGTCGAGCGCTACGTGGCCCGAGGCCGCTGCCCGGCCGACGACGAACTGGCGCGGGTGGGCTGA
- the egtB gene encoding ergothioneine biosynthesis protein EgtB, translating into MSLHDTLADALHEARRRSLDLLDPLTEAALVAQHSPLMSPLAWDLAHIGNYEDQWLLPSRVGARYDDVYDAFRHPRRDRPSLPLLNPAAARRYLAEVRGRVLDALADAPLDDGGFLYAMVVQHEHQHDETMLATLQLMAGEGYRPLAPPPPAAPPRTWPDDVLVEGGPFPMGSDDRAWAYDNERPSVEVDVPSFRIDTTPVTNAAYAAFVADSGYDEPRWWSDAGWAWRQEAGLAMPQFWDGAGGRLRFGIAEALPPEQPVQHVCWYEADAFARWTGKRLLTEAEWEKAASWDPATGTKRRYPWGDEAPTADHANLGQRHFGPAPVGAYPAGQSAYGCLAMVGDVWEWTASDFAPYPGFRAYPYREYSEVFYGPEYKVLRGGSWATHASAARTTFRNWDYPIRRQVFAGFRCAQDA; encoded by the coding sequence ATGTCGTTGCACGACACGCTGGCCGACGCCCTCCACGAAGCTCGTCGCCGCTCGCTCGACCTGCTCGACCCGCTGACCGAGGCCGCCTTGGTGGCCCAGCACTCGCCACTCATGTCGCCCTTGGCATGGGACCTGGCCCACATCGGCAACTACGAGGACCAGTGGTTGCTGCCGTCGCGGGTGGGCGCCCGCTACGACGACGTCTACGACGCCTTCCGCCACCCGCGCCGCGACCGCCCGTCGCTGCCGCTGCTCAACCCCGCCGCCGCCCGTCGCTACCTGGCCGAGGTGCGTGGACGGGTGCTCGACGCGCTCGCCGATGCCCCGCTCGACGACGGCGGCTTCCTCTACGCCATGGTCGTGCAGCACGAGCACCAGCACGACGAGACGATGCTGGCCACCCTCCAGCTCATGGCGGGCGAGGGGTACCGCCCGTTGGCCCCGCCGCCGCCGGCCGCGCCGCCGCGCACGTGGCCCGACGACGTGCTCGTCGAGGGCGGCCCGTTCCCCATGGGCAGCGACGACCGGGCGTGGGCCTACGACAACGAGCGGCCCTCCGTCGAGGTCGACGTGCCGTCGTTCCGCATCGACACGACGCCGGTCACCAACGCTGCCTATGCGGCGTTCGTGGCCGACAGCGGCTACGACGAGCCCCGCTGGTGGAGCGACGCGGGCTGGGCGTGGCGCCAGGAGGCGGGACTGGCCATGCCGCAGTTCTGGGACGGTGCAGGCGGGCGCCTTCGTTTCGGCATCGCCGAGGCGCTGCCTCCGGAGCAGCCCGTGCAACACGTGTGCTGGTACGAAGCCGACGCCTTTGCACGGTGGACCGGCAAGCGCCTGCTCACGGAGGCCGAGTGGGAGAAGGCGGCGTCGTGGGACCCGGCCACCGGCACCAAGCGCCGCTACCCGTGGGGCGACGAGGCCCCCACCGCCGACCACGCCAACCTGGGCCAGCGCCACTTCGGCCCCGCGCCGGTCGGCGCCTACCCCGCTGGTCAAAGCGCCTACGGGTGCCTGGCTATGGTCGGCGACGTGTGGGAGTGGACCGCCTCCGACTTCGCCCCCTACCCGGGCTTCCGCGCCTACCCCTACCGCGAGTACTCCGAGGTCTTCTACGGGCCTGAGTACAAGGTGCTGCGGGGCGGGTCGTGGGCCACCCATGCCAGCGCGGCGCGCACCACCTTTCGCAACTGGGACTACCCCATCCGCCGCCAGGTCTTCGCCGGTTTTCGCTGCGCCCAGGACGCCTGA
- the egtC gene encoding ergothioneine biosynthesis protein EgtC, protein MCRHLAYLGPPVTLDALVISQPWSLRRQSFEPRHQSHGRFNGDGFGVGWYAFEHRREPARFRTPTPMWADRSFTSIAGVVTSEAVLAAVRAASEGLPVEESGNAPFVHDQWLFSLNGTVDHFLEGVGVALRRMVRDEFLSTIQGVTDSEVLFAMTLDLLDKGASLADAFDDVIDAVTRLTTARINLLITDGGQIVASAYGNSLFARRTDDSVIVASEPFDDEPGWEAVPDNSIVEAAVGAFSVRPR, encoded by the coding sequence ATGTGCCGCCACCTCGCTTACCTCGGACCCCCCGTCACCCTCGACGCCCTCGTCATCAGCCAACCGTGGTCGTTGCGGCGCCAGAGCTTCGAACCCCGCCACCAGTCGCACGGCCGCTTCAACGGCGACGGCTTCGGCGTGGGCTGGTACGCCTTCGAGCACCGTCGTGAGCCCGCCCGCTTCCGCACCCCCACACCGATGTGGGCCGACCGCTCGTTCACCTCCATCGCCGGCGTCGTCACATCGGAGGCGGTGCTGGCCGCCGTACGCGCCGCCAGCGAAGGCCTGCCCGTGGAGGAGAGCGGCAACGCCCCCTTCGTGCACGACCAGTGGCTGTTCTCGCTCAACGGCACCGTCGACCACTTCCTCGAGGGCGTGGGCGTGGCCCTGCGACGCATGGTGCGCGACGAGTTCCTCTCGACAATTCAGGGCGTCACCGACTCCGAAGTCCTCTTCGCCATGACGCTCGACCTGCTCGACAAGGGCGCCTCGTTGGCCGACGCCTTTGACGACGTCATCGACGCCGTCACCCGGCTGACGACGGCGCGCATCAACCTCTTGATCACCGACGGCGGGCAGATCGTGGCCAGCGCCTACGGCAACTCGCTGTTCGCACGCCGCACCGACGACAGCGTGATCGTGGCGTCGGAGCCCTTCGACGACGAACCCGGCTGGGAGGCGGTGCCCGACAACTCGATCGTCGAGGCCGCAGTGGGCGCCTTCTCCGTCCGTCCTCGATGA
- the egtD gene encoding L-histidine N(alpha)-methyltransferase, which translates to MTVDVHLGPTDMAEALRADVQRGLTASPKWLPPKWFYDERGSRLFDDITRLPEYYPTRCEQEILAVHASDIAAAAGADTLVELGSGTSTKTRVLLDAMQARCYVPFDVSEATLREAGQSIEADHPGVSVHGVVGDFERHLGCVPAGGRKLVAFLGGTIGNLRPTERKRFLADVLTTMAPGDAFLLGTDLAKDEARLVAAYDDSAGVTAEFNRNVLHVLNRELDGDFLPERFDHVARWDGDNEWVEMRLRSQTAQSARLAALDMDVAFETGEDLHTEISTKFRRERVAEELGDAGLELRNWWTDAAGDFALSLSFVP; encoded by the coding sequence ATGACAGTCGACGTCCACCTCGGCCCCACCGACATGGCCGAAGCGTTGCGGGCGGACGTGCAGCGGGGGCTCACGGCGTCGCCCAAGTGGCTGCCCCCCAAGTGGTTCTACGACGAGCGCGGATCGCGACTCTTCGACGACATCACCCGCCTCCCCGAGTACTACCCCACCCGGTGCGAACAAGAGATCCTCGCCGTGCATGCGAGCGACATCGCCGCCGCGGCGGGGGCCGACACCTTGGTGGAGCTCGGCTCGGGCACCTCCACCAAGACCCGCGTGCTGCTCGACGCCATGCAGGCCCGTTGTTACGTGCCCTTCGATGTGAGCGAGGCCACCTTGCGCGAAGCGGGCCAGTCGATCGAGGCCGACCACCCGGGCGTCTCCGTGCACGGCGTGGTGGGCGACTTCGAGCGCCACCTCGGGTGCGTCCCCGCGGGCGGCCGCAAGCTGGTGGCGTTCCTGGGCGGCACCATCGGCAACCTGCGACCCACTGAACGGAAGCGCTTCCTCGCCGACGTGCTGACCACGATGGCGCCGGGCGACGCCTTCCTGTTGGGCACCGACCTGGCCAAGGACGAGGCCCGCTTGGTGGCCGCCTACGACGACAGCGCAGGCGTGACCGCCGAGTTCAACCGCAACGTGCTGCACGTGCTCAACCGCGAGCTCGACGGCGACTTCTTGCCCGAGCGCTTCGACCACGTGGCCCGCTGGGACGGCGACAACGAATGGGTGGAGATGCGCCTGCGTTCGCAGACGGCGCAATCGGCGCGCCTGGCCGCCCTCGACATGGATGTGGCGTTCGAGACGGGCGAAGACCTCCACACCGAGATCAGCACCAAGTTCCGGCGCGAGCGGGTCGCCGAGGAACTGGGCGACGCGGGGCTCGAACTGCGCAACTGGTGGACCGACGCCGCTGGCGATTTCGCCTTGTCGCTGTCGTTCGTGCCGTGA
- a CDS encoding aminotransferase class V-fold PLP-dependent enzyme: MKLDGLASPEVIHLEAASAALVSQATLDAQVAHLRREAAVGPSVAAAEVADVVAGLRDGLGALLGLRGDQVALIENATRGMASVLDAFPFRPGARVGVLRSEYGSTRMNLEAAAARGELVVVEVDTVDQAGDCDLMVASPVPSHRGVLQSVQSDVPVVLDVAQAAGHVAVHGLRAVAWVGTSRKWLRGPRGVGLVAVSDEWADRLAPRFPDLDSASWETGFAPGAARFAKYEATYAGQVGLANAVAELHAAGVEYVTGEISALGRRARARIAEVAEVHEPLDSPTGIVTFTVPGREPADVRRELRAAGVVVSLIPSSRAPRDMEGPLLRASFHTYNDDSDVEALVAALAQTNAV, translated from the coding sequence GTGAAGCTCGACGGCCTCGCCTCGCCCGAGGTGATCCACCTGGAGGCGGCTTCGGCGGCGCTCGTCTCCCAGGCCACCCTCGACGCCCAGGTCGCCCACCTGCGTCGGGAGGCCGCCGTCGGCCCCTCGGTGGCGGCGGCCGAAGTGGCCGATGTCGTGGCCGGGTTGCGGGACGGGCTGGGGGCGCTGCTCGGCCTACGCGGCGACCAGGTGGCGTTGATCGAGAACGCCACGCGCGGCATGGCCTCGGTGCTCGACGCCTTCCCCTTCCGCCCCGGCGCCCGAGTGGGGGTGCTCCGCTCCGAGTACGGCTCGACGCGCATGAACCTGGAGGCCGCCGCCGCCCGTGGCGAACTGGTTGTGGTCGAGGTCGACACCGTCGATCAAGCAGGCGACTGCGACCTGATGGTGGCTTCGCCGGTGCCGAGCCATCGCGGGGTGCTGCAGTCGGTGCAGAGCGACGTTCCCGTCGTGCTCGACGTGGCCCAGGCCGCAGGCCATGTCGCCGTGCACGGCCTGCGCGCCGTGGCCTGGGTGGGCACGTCGCGCAAGTGGTTGCGGGGGCCGCGAGGGGTGGGCCTCGTGGCCGTCTCCGACGAGTGGGCCGATCGGCTGGCGCCCCGCTTCCCCGACCTCGACTCGGCCTCGTGGGAGACGGGTTTCGCCCCCGGCGCCGCCCGCTTCGCCAAGTACGAAGCGACCTACGCCGGGCAGGTCGGGCTGGCCAACGCGGTAGCGGAGTTACACGCCGCCGGCGTCGAGTACGTGACAGGCGAGATTTCCGCCCTGGGACGACGGGCGCGAGCTCGCATCGCCGAGGTGGCCGAGGTGCACGAGCCCCTCGACTCCCCCACCGGCATCGTCACCTTCACGGTGCCGGGGCGCGAGCCCGCCGACGTCCGGCGCGAGTTGCGTGCGGCGGGGGTCGTGGTGTCGCTCATCCCCTCCAGCCGAGCGCCGCGCGACATGGAGGGGCCACTGTTGCGAGCTTCGTTCCACACCTACAACGACGACAGCGATGTCGAGGCTTTGGTCGCTGCGTTGGCTCAGACGAACGCCGTGTAG
- a CDS encoding DUF695 domain-containing protein, which translates to MATGEYEGRPIITRFDHGLRKQAGRSRPIRVGVAVEVTAPDERGFPAAPDEGDRLEALEERIIEMAAEHAVLVGVITTNGTREWVLYTDAGEWIEPFHHALDDATPGYDVQVFAEHDPEWSVYTAFV; encoded by the coding sequence CTGGCCACCGGCGAGTACGAGGGCCGGCCGATCATCACCCGCTTCGACCACGGGCTTCGCAAGCAGGCCGGCCGGAGCCGTCCCATCCGTGTCGGCGTCGCCGTCGAGGTGACAGCCCCCGACGAACGGGGCTTTCCGGCGGCGCCCGACGAAGGCGATCGGCTGGAGGCATTGGAGGAGCGGATCATCGAGATGGCAGCCGAGCATGCCGTGCTCGTGGGCGTCATCACCACCAACGGCACACGCGAATGGGTGCTCTACACCGACGCAGGCGAGTGGATCGAGCCCTTCCACCACGCCCTCGACGACGCCACGCCTGGCTACGACGTGCAGGTGTTCGCCGAGCACGACCCGGAGTGGAGCGTCTACACGGCGTTCGTCTGA
- a CDS encoding HIT domain-containing protein has protein sequence MSLERLWAGWRSEYVGSVATEDSGDDCVLCRVLADGSQVVWRDERTAAVLNAFPYTSGHLLVMPVEHVAEPAEVDGASFWETVTEAVAALRRAYRPDGLNVGANLGRSAGAGVPGHFHVHVLPRWNGDTNFMTTVAEARVLPESLPTTLDKVRAAWTGA, from the coding sequence GTGAGCCTGGAGCGGCTCTGGGCAGGGTGGCGCAGCGAGTACGTCGGCTCGGTCGCCACCGAGGACAGTGGCGACGACTGCGTGCTGTGCCGGGTGCTGGCCGACGGCAGCCAGGTGGTGTGGCGCGACGAACGCACAGCCGCCGTGCTCAACGCCTTCCCCTATACGAGCGGGCACCTGTTGGTGATGCCGGTCGAGCACGTGGCCGAGCCTGCCGAGGTCGACGGCGCATCGTTCTGGGAGACGGTCACCGAGGCCGTGGCCGCCTTGCGCCGCGCCTACCGGCCCGACGGGCTCAACGTGGGGGCCAACCTGGGGCGCTCGGCCGGTGCCGGCGTGCCGGGCCACTTCCACGTGCACGTGCTGCCGCGCTGGAACGGCGACACCAACTTCATGACCACGGTGGCCGAGGCCCGGGTGCTGCCTGAGTCGCTGCCGACGACGCTCGACAAGGTGCGCGCCGCGTGGACCGGCGCCTAG